The nucleotide window GACCACCGGGCGCCTTGGAGCCCCTGGGCGCCGCCGAAGTCCGCCGAGCCCTCCCGTGACCACCTCCGCAAACGCTTCCCCAAGAGATGGTCAACTTCCCTGACCAGGCAACTTGGCTTTCCTTTTACCAATCTCTTTACCTTTCCTTGGTGATTGGGTACTGTGGTTGGTGCGGAGGGGAGTACTCCCTACCTACTGCGGCGTACCCGTCAATACGGATCCGGTCGGACGGCCGGATCCCGGGGCGTCGGCCCGAGTCCACCGGGCGCATCACGCGCCCCGGACGAACCCATCGGGTGGAAGAGACCTCCGGCAGCGACGACGCTGACATTTGCCGTTACGTACTGCCGGAGGCGCAGTGGATGTTTCCGTGACCCTTTGGGTCCTCACCATCGTGGGCCTGGCGGCCCTCATCGGGGTCGACTTCTTCATCGGCCGCAAGCCGCACGACGTATCGATCAAGGAAGCCGGGATCTGGACGGTCGTCTGGATCGTCCTGGCCGCGCTGTTCGGGCTCGGACTGCTCCTCTTCTCCGGAGGCCAGCCCGCCGGAGAGTTCTTCGCCGGCTTCATCACCGAGAAGTCGCTGAGCGTCGACAACCTCTTCGTCTTCGTCCTGATCATGGCGAAGTTCGCGGTACCCACGCAGTACCAGCAGCGCGTGCTGCTCATCGGCGTACTGATAGCCCTGGTCCTGCGCGCGATCTTTATCGCCGCCGGCGCCGCGATCCTCGCGAGCTTCGCCTGGGTCTTCTACATCTTCGGCGCGTTCCTCATCTACACCGCGTGGAAGCTGATCCAGGAAGCCCGCGCCGACGACGAGGACGAGGAGTTCGAGGAGAACCGCCTGCTCAAGGCGGTCGAGCGCCGCTTCGGTGTCGCCGACCGCTACCACGGCACCAAGCTGTGGATCCAGCAGAACGGCAAGCGGGTCATGACCCCGATGCTGGTCGTCATGCTGGCGATCGGCACCACCGACGTGCTCTTCGCGCTGGACTCGATCCCCGCGATCTTCGGTCTGACGCAGGACCCGTACATCGTCTTCACGGCCAACGCGTTCGCGCTGATGGGCCTGCGGCAGCTGTACTTCCTGATCGGCGGACTCCTCAGGAAGCTGGTCCACCTCAGCTACGGGCTGTCGGTCATCCTCGGATTCATCGGCGTCAAGCTCGTGCTGCACGCGCTGCACGAGTCCGGCGTCCATGTACCGGAGATATCCATCCCGGTCTCCCTCGGCGTGATCTGCGGTGTCCTGGTGATCACCACGATCACCAGCCTGATGGCCTCCAAGAAGCAGGCGGCCGAAGAGGCGGGGAAGACCGCAGACACCCGGAAGGACGAAGGCTCCGAGAAGGACAGCATCGACGTCTGACCGCGTCGGACGCGGGAACGACCGGGAGCGGCGCTCGGCCCATGGCCGGCCGCCGCTCCCGGTACCGGGCGGCGGCGCTGTACACGCGGCCACCGTGCTGCCCCGCCGGAGTGCGGAGCCCGCTCACGGCTGCGACGATCG belongs to Streptomyces sp. V3I8 and includes:
- a CDS encoding TerC family protein encodes the protein MDVSVTLWVLTIVGLAALIGVDFFIGRKPHDVSIKEAGIWTVVWIVLAALFGLGLLLFSGGQPAGEFFAGFITEKSLSVDNLFVFVLIMAKFAVPTQYQQRVLLIGVLIALVLRAIFIAAGAAILASFAWVFYIFGAFLIYTAWKLIQEARADDEDEEFEENRLLKAVERRFGVADRYHGTKLWIQQNGKRVMTPMLVVMLAIGTTDVLFALDSIPAIFGLTQDPYIVFTANAFALMGLRQLYFLIGGLLRKLVHLSYGLSVILGFIGVKLVLHALHESGVHVPEISIPVSLGVICGVLVITTITSLMASKKQAAEEAGKTADTRKDEGSEKDSIDV